The following are from one region of the Ornithorhynchus anatinus isolate Pmale09 chromosome 20, mOrnAna1.pri.v4, whole genome shotgun sequence genome:
- the SUPT20H gene encoding transcription factor SPT20 homolog isoform X1, which produces MQQALELALDRAEYIIESARQRPPKRKYLSSGRKSVFQKLYDLYIEECEKEPEIKQKLRRNVNLLEKLVMQETLSCLVVNLYPGNEGYSLMLRGKNGSDSETIRLPYEEGELLEYLDAEELPPILVDLLEKSQVNIFHCGCVIAEIRDYRQSGNMKSPGHQSRHVLLRPTMQTLICDVHSITSDNHKWTQEDKLLLESQLILATAEPLCLDPSIAVTCTANRLLYNKQKMNTRPMKRCFKRYSRSSLNRQQDVSQYPTPPQLRLLDYLQKRKERKTAQQYDLKISKAGSCVDMWKQNPCYLTAPSEVDVEKYAKVEKSIKPDDSQPTVWPAHEIKDDYVFECEVGSQFQKTKLTIFQSLGNPLYYGKIQTFKGGEENDNMASPSQFLIGSKTDAERVINQYQELVQNEAKCPVKVSHLSSGSTNLSQLSPGKDLEQPESLSGSVQSSVLGKGVKHRPPPIKLPSSSGSSSSGNIFSPQQSSSHLKSPTPPPPASKPPGLSRKPSMDLSQVSMLTPASVSSASSSQRSGTPKPSTPTPNNTLASTPNPPGAQNSTPITLSATPPPQDSGFTPQPTLLTPFAQQQVSLGQASPVMTIPLSTMVTSVTTGTTSTQVMANPAGLNFINVVGSVCGAQTLMSGSNPMLGCNSSAITPTGINLSGILPSGSLVPSSLPASVPSATPGVPFGLKNTSGLRPLNLLQLPGGSLIFNPLQQQQQQQQQLSPFSAQQQSQQLATSSPQQLEQGSEQGPVGQDQALSAQQAAVINLAGVGSFMPPQATAVAILAASDGYENSGGGSPAPAVATYRQPLKK; this is translated from the exons ATG CAACAAGCTTTAGAACTGGCTTTGGATCGAGCAGAG TATATCATTGAAAGTGCCCGTCAGAGACCTCCTAAACGGAAATATTTATCTAGTGGAAG GAAATCTGTGTTTCAGAAACTATATGACTTGTACATAGAAGAATGTGAAAAAGAGCCTGAGATAAAG CAGAAGCTGAGACGTAATGTGAACTTGTTGGAGAAGCTCGTTATGCAGGAGACTCTTTCCTGTTTAGTAGTCAATCTCTACCCAGGAAACGAAGGCTATTCTCTGATGCTCAGGGGAAAGAATGGTTCAG ATTCTGAGACCATTCGACTGCCTTATGAAGAAGGCGAACTGCTCGAATACTTAGATGCAGAAGAATTACCTCCAATTTTGGTTGACCTCCTGGAAAAATCTCAG GTTAATATTTTTCACTGTGGGTGTGTCATAGCCGAAATACGTGACTACAGGCAGTCCGGTAATATGAAATCTCCAGGTCACCAAAGTAGGCATGTTCTTTTGCGCCCAACAATGCAG actttAATTTGTGATGTGCATTCAATAACAAGTGACAACCATAAATGGACCCAG GAAGACAAACTCCTTCTTGAAAGCCAACTGATCTTGGCCACAGCGGAACCACTGTGTCTGGACCCTTCCATAGCGGTAACCTGCACAGCCAACAGACTTCTCTATAACAAGCAGAAGATGAATACCCGCCCAATGAAACG GTGCTTCAAGAGATATTCCAGGTCTTCTCTGAATCGGCAGCAGGATGTGTCTCAATACCCAACACCACCCCAACTCAGATTACTTGATTACttacagaagagaaaagagagaaaaacagcTCAACAGTATGACCTCAAAATTTCTAAAGCCGGCagt TGTGTTGATATGTGGAAACAGAACCCCTGCTATTTAACTGCACCATCAGAAGTGGAT gtggAAAAATATGCCAAAGTGGAAAAGTCTATCAAACCTGATGACTCACAGCCAACTGTCTGGCCAGCACAT GAAATAAAAGATGATTATGTGTTTGAATGTGAAGTTGGCAGTCAGTTTCAGAAAACAAAGCTGACCATTTTTCAGTCACTGGGAAATCCACTTTACTATGGCAAAATACAGACATTTAAAGGTGGTGAAGAAAATGACAACATGGCAAGTCCTTCCCA GTTCCTTATTGGCTCCAAGACTGATGCTGAAAG AGTAATCAATCAGTATCAGGAGTTGGTTCAAAATGAAGCCAAATGTCCAGTGAAAGTGTCCCATCTCTCAAGTGGATCAACTAATCTGAGCCAGCTTTCTCCAGGGAAAGATCTGGAA CAGCCTGAGAGCCTGTCAGGGTCGGTTCAGTCGTCAGTATTGGGAAAGGGTGTAAAGCATCGACCTCCACCCATCAAACTTCCTTCAAGTTCAGGAAGTAGTTCTTCCG GTAATATTTTTAGTCCCCAGCAATCAAGCAGCCATTTAAAATCGCCAACGCCGCCGCCTCCCGCTTCTAAGCCGCCCGGGCTTTCTCGGAAACCTTCGATGGACCTCAGTCAAGTTAGCATGCTCACTCCAGCTTCCGTGTCGTCCGCCAGCTCTTCACAAA GATCTGGAACTCCTAAACCATCTACTCCTACACCAAACAACACCCTTGCATCGACCCCCAACCCTCCTGGTGCTCAGAACTCAACTCCCATTACCCTttctgccacccctcctccccaagacTCAGGCTTCACCCCTCAGCCCACTTTGCTAACCCCGTTTGCTCAGCAGCAAGTGTCTCTGGGCCAGGCCTCGCCTGTAATGACCATTCCTCTTTCCACCATGGTAACATCCGTTACTACAGGAACCACCTCCACCCAGGTCATGGCAAACCCTGCTGGACTTAACTTCATCAATGTAGTGGGCTCTGTATG TGGAGCACAGACATTGATGAGCGGCTCAAACCCCATGCTGGGGTGTAATTCTAGTGCCATAACCCCTACAGGTATAAATCTGAGTGGCATTTTACCCTCGGGAAGCCTGGTTCCAAGTTCACTGCCTGCCTCAGTGCCATCCGCCACGCCAG GTGTCCCTTTTGGTTTAAAAAATACTTCAGGTCTCAGGCCCTTAAATCTGCTGCAG CTTCCGGGAGGTTCACTCATTTTCAACCCTCTtcagcaacaacagcagcagcagcagcaactctCTCCGTTTTCTGCACAGCAACAATCCCAGCAGCTGGCAACTTCCAGTCCTCAGCAGCTAGAGCAG GGTTCTGAACAAGGTCCAGTCGGCCAAGACCAGGCCTTATCTGCTCAGCAAGCTGCCGTTATTAACCTGGCGGGAGTCGGAAGCTTTATGCCGCCCCAAGCAACGG
- the SUPT20H gene encoding transcription factor SPT20 homolog isoform X8 encodes MQQALELALDRAEYIIESARQRPPKRKYLSSGRKSVFQKLYDLYIEECEKEPEIKQKLRRNVNLLEKLVMQETLSCLVVNLYPGNEGYSLMLRGKNGSDSETIRLPYEEGELLEYLDAEELPPILVDLLEKSQVNIFHCGCVIAEIRDYRQSGNMKSPGHQSRHVLLRPTMQTLICDVHSITSDNHKWTQEDKLLLESQLILATAEPLCLDPSIAVTCTANRLLYNKQKMNTRPMKRCFKRYSRSSLNRQQDVSQYPTPPQLRLLDYLQKRKERKTAQQYDLKISKAGSCVDMWKQNPCYLTAPSEVDVEKYAKVEKSIKPDDSQPTVWPAHEIKDDYVFECEVGSQFQKTKLTIFQSLGNPLYYGKIQTFKGGEENDNMASPSQFLIGSKTDAERVINQYQELVQNEAKCPVKVSHLSSGSTNLSQLSPGKDLEQPESLSGSVQSSVLGKGVKHRPPPIKLPSSSGSSSSGNIFSPQQSSSHLKSPTPPPPASKPPGLSRKPSMDLSQVSMLTPASVSSASSSQSINLSGILPSGSLVPSSLPASVPSATPGVPFGLKNTSGLRPLNLLQLPGGSLIFNPLQQQQQQQQQLSPFSAQQQSQQLATSSPQQLEQGSEQGPVGQDQALSAQQAAVINLAGVGSFMPPQATAVAILAASDGYENSGGGSPAPAVATYRQPLKK; translated from the exons ATG CAACAAGCTTTAGAACTGGCTTTGGATCGAGCAGAG TATATCATTGAAAGTGCCCGTCAGAGACCTCCTAAACGGAAATATTTATCTAGTGGAAG GAAATCTGTGTTTCAGAAACTATATGACTTGTACATAGAAGAATGTGAAAAAGAGCCTGAGATAAAG CAGAAGCTGAGACGTAATGTGAACTTGTTGGAGAAGCTCGTTATGCAGGAGACTCTTTCCTGTTTAGTAGTCAATCTCTACCCAGGAAACGAAGGCTATTCTCTGATGCTCAGGGGAAAGAATGGTTCAG ATTCTGAGACCATTCGACTGCCTTATGAAGAAGGCGAACTGCTCGAATACTTAGATGCAGAAGAATTACCTCCAATTTTGGTTGACCTCCTGGAAAAATCTCAG GTTAATATTTTTCACTGTGGGTGTGTCATAGCCGAAATACGTGACTACAGGCAGTCCGGTAATATGAAATCTCCAGGTCACCAAAGTAGGCATGTTCTTTTGCGCCCAACAATGCAG actttAATTTGTGATGTGCATTCAATAACAAGTGACAACCATAAATGGACCCAG GAAGACAAACTCCTTCTTGAAAGCCAACTGATCTTGGCCACAGCGGAACCACTGTGTCTGGACCCTTCCATAGCGGTAACCTGCACAGCCAACAGACTTCTCTATAACAAGCAGAAGATGAATACCCGCCCAATGAAACG GTGCTTCAAGAGATATTCCAGGTCTTCTCTGAATCGGCAGCAGGATGTGTCTCAATACCCAACACCACCCCAACTCAGATTACTTGATTACttacagaagagaaaagagagaaaaacagcTCAACAGTATGACCTCAAAATTTCTAAAGCCGGCagt TGTGTTGATATGTGGAAACAGAACCCCTGCTATTTAACTGCACCATCAGAAGTGGAT gtggAAAAATATGCCAAAGTGGAAAAGTCTATCAAACCTGATGACTCACAGCCAACTGTCTGGCCAGCACAT GAAATAAAAGATGATTATGTGTTTGAATGTGAAGTTGGCAGTCAGTTTCAGAAAACAAAGCTGACCATTTTTCAGTCACTGGGAAATCCACTTTACTATGGCAAAATACAGACATTTAAAGGTGGTGAAGAAAATGACAACATGGCAAGTCCTTCCCA GTTCCTTATTGGCTCCAAGACTGATGCTGAAAG AGTAATCAATCAGTATCAGGAGTTGGTTCAAAATGAAGCCAAATGTCCAGTGAAAGTGTCCCATCTCTCAAGTGGATCAACTAATCTGAGCCAGCTTTCTCCAGGGAAAGATCTGGAA CAGCCTGAGAGCCTGTCAGGGTCGGTTCAGTCGTCAGTATTGGGAAAGGGTGTAAAGCATCGACCTCCACCCATCAAACTTCCTTCAAGTTCAGGAAGTAGTTCTTCCG GTAATATTTTTAGTCCCCAGCAATCAAGCAGCCATTTAAAATCGCCAACGCCGCCGCCTCCCGCTTCTAAGCCGCCCGGGCTTTCTCGGAAACCTTCGATGGACCTCAGTCAAGTTAGCATGCTCACTCCAGCTTCCGTGTCGTCCGCCAGCTCTTCACAAA GTATAAATCTGAGTGGCATTTTACCCTCGGGAAGCCTGGTTCCAAGTTCACTGCCTGCCTCAGTGCCATCCGCCACGCCAG GTGTCCCTTTTGGTTTAAAAAATACTTCAGGTCTCAGGCCCTTAAATCTGCTGCAG CTTCCGGGAGGTTCACTCATTTTCAACCCTCTtcagcaacaacagcagcagcagcagcaactctCTCCGTTTTCTGCACAGCAACAATCCCAGCAGCTGGCAACTTCCAGTCCTCAGCAGCTAGAGCAG GGTTCTGAACAAGGTCCAGTCGGCCAAGACCAGGCCTTATCTGCTCAGCAAGCTGCCGTTATTAACCTGGCGGGAGTCGGAAGCTTTATGCCGCCCCAAGCAACGG
- the SUPT20H gene encoding transcription factor SPT20 homolog isoform X10 has product MQQALELALDRAEYIIESARQRPPKRKYLSSGRKSVFQKLYDLYIEECEKEPEIKKLRRNVNLLEKLVMQETLSCLVVNLYPGNEGYSLMLRGKNGSDSETIRLPYEEGELLEYLDAEELPPILVDLLEKSQVNIFHCGCVIAEIRDYRQSGNMKSPGHQSRHVLLRPTMQTLICDVHSITSDNHKWTQEDKLLLESQLILATAEPLCLDPSIAVTCTANRLLYNKQKMNTRPMKRCFKRYSRSSLNRQQDVSQYPTPPQLRLLDYLQKRKERKTAQQYDLKISKAGSCVDMWKQNPCYLTAPSEVDVEKYAKVEKSIKPDDSQPTVWPAHEIKDDYVFECEVGSQFQKTKLTIFQSLGNPLYYGKIQTFKGGEENDNMASPSQFLIGSKTDAERVINQYQELVQNEAKCPVKVSHLSSGSTNLSQLSPGKDLEQPESLSGSVQSSVLGKGVKHRPPPIKLPSSSGSSSSGNIFSPQQSSSHLKSPTPPPPASKPPGLSRKPSMDLSQVSMLTPASVSSASSSQRTTSTQVMANPAGLNFINVVGSVCGAQTLMSGSNPMLGCNSSAITPTGINLSGILPSGSLVPSSLPASVPSATPGVPFGLKNTSGLRPLNLLQLPGGSLIFNPLQQQQQQQQQLSPFSAQQQSQQLATSSPQQLEQGSEQGPVGQDQALSAQQAAVINLAGVGSFMPPQATAVAILAASDGYENSGGGSPAPAVATYRQPLKK; this is encoded by the exons ATG CAACAAGCTTTAGAACTGGCTTTGGATCGAGCAGAG TATATCATTGAAAGTGCCCGTCAGAGACCTCCTAAACGGAAATATTTATCTAGTGGAAG GAAATCTGTGTTTCAGAAACTATATGACTTGTACATAGAAGAATGTGAAAAAGAGCCTGAGATAAAG AAGCTGAGACGTAATGTGAACTTGTTGGAGAAGCTCGTTATGCAGGAGACTCTTTCCTGTTTAGTAGTCAATCTCTACCCAGGAAACGAAGGCTATTCTCTGATGCTCAGGGGAAAGAATGGTTCAG ATTCTGAGACCATTCGACTGCCTTATGAAGAAGGCGAACTGCTCGAATACTTAGATGCAGAAGAATTACCTCCAATTTTGGTTGACCTCCTGGAAAAATCTCAG GTTAATATTTTTCACTGTGGGTGTGTCATAGCCGAAATACGTGACTACAGGCAGTCCGGTAATATGAAATCTCCAGGTCACCAAAGTAGGCATGTTCTTTTGCGCCCAACAATGCAG actttAATTTGTGATGTGCATTCAATAACAAGTGACAACCATAAATGGACCCAG GAAGACAAACTCCTTCTTGAAAGCCAACTGATCTTGGCCACAGCGGAACCACTGTGTCTGGACCCTTCCATAGCGGTAACCTGCACAGCCAACAGACTTCTCTATAACAAGCAGAAGATGAATACCCGCCCAATGAAACG GTGCTTCAAGAGATATTCCAGGTCTTCTCTGAATCGGCAGCAGGATGTGTCTCAATACCCAACACCACCCCAACTCAGATTACTTGATTACttacagaagagaaaagagagaaaaacagcTCAACAGTATGACCTCAAAATTTCTAAAGCCGGCagt TGTGTTGATATGTGGAAACAGAACCCCTGCTATTTAACTGCACCATCAGAAGTGGAT gtggAAAAATATGCCAAAGTGGAAAAGTCTATCAAACCTGATGACTCACAGCCAACTGTCTGGCCAGCACAT GAAATAAAAGATGATTATGTGTTTGAATGTGAAGTTGGCAGTCAGTTTCAGAAAACAAAGCTGACCATTTTTCAGTCACTGGGAAATCCACTTTACTATGGCAAAATACAGACATTTAAAGGTGGTGAAGAAAATGACAACATGGCAAGTCCTTCCCA GTTCCTTATTGGCTCCAAGACTGATGCTGAAAG AGTAATCAATCAGTATCAGGAGTTGGTTCAAAATGAAGCCAAATGTCCAGTGAAAGTGTCCCATCTCTCAAGTGGATCAACTAATCTGAGCCAGCTTTCTCCAGGGAAAGATCTGGAA CAGCCTGAGAGCCTGTCAGGGTCGGTTCAGTCGTCAGTATTGGGAAAGGGTGTAAAGCATCGACCTCCACCCATCAAACTTCCTTCAAGTTCAGGAAGTAGTTCTTCCG GTAATATTTTTAGTCCCCAGCAATCAAGCAGCCATTTAAAATCGCCAACGCCGCCGCCTCCCGCTTCTAAGCCGCCCGGGCTTTCTCGGAAACCTTCGATGGACCTCAGTCAAGTTAGCATGCTCACTCCAGCTTCCGTGTCGTCCGCCAGCTCTTCACAAA GAACCACCTCCACCCAGGTCATGGCAAACCCTGCTGGACTTAACTTCATCAATGTAGTGGGCTCTGTATG TGGAGCACAGACATTGATGAGCGGCTCAAACCCCATGCTGGGGTGTAATTCTAGTGCCATAACCCCTACAGGTATAAATCTGAGTGGCATTTTACCCTCGGGAAGCCTGGTTCCAAGTTCACTGCCTGCCTCAGTGCCATCCGCCACGCCAG GTGTCCCTTTTGGTTTAAAAAATACTTCAGGTCTCAGGCCCTTAAATCTGCTGCAG CTTCCGGGAGGTTCACTCATTTTCAACCCTCTtcagcaacaacagcagcagcagcagcaactctCTCCGTTTTCTGCACAGCAACAATCCCAGCAGCTGGCAACTTCCAGTCCTCAGCAGCTAGAGCAG GGTTCTGAACAAGGTCCAGTCGGCCAAGACCAGGCCTTATCTGCTCAGCAAGCTGCCGTTATTAACCTGGCGGGAGTCGGAAGCTTTATGCCGCCCCAAGCAACGG
- the SUPT20H gene encoding transcription factor SPT20 homolog isoform X3 → MQQALELALDRAEYIIESARQRPPKRKYLSSGRKSVFQKLYDLYIEECEKEPEIKQKLRRNVNLLEKLVMQETLSCLVVNLYPGNEGYSLMLRGKNGSDSETIRLPYEEGELLEYLDAEELPPILVDLLEKSQVNIFHCGCVIAEIRDYRQSGNMKSPGHQSRHVLLRPTMQTLICDVHSITSDNHKWTQEDKLLLESQLILATAEPLCLDPSIAVTCTANRLLYNKQKMNTRPMKRCFKRYSRSSLNRQQDVSQYPTPPQLRLLDYLQKRKERKTAQQYDLKISKAGSCVDMWKQNPCYLTAPSEVDVEKYAKVEKSIKPDDSQPTVWPAHEIKDDYVFECEVGSQFQKTKLTIFQSLGNPLYYGKIQTFKGGEENDNMASPSQFLIGSKTDAERVINQYQELVQNEAKCPVKVSHLSSGSTNLSQLSPGKDLEQPESLSGSVQSSVLGKGVKHRPPPIKLPSSSGSSSSGNIFSPQQSSSHLKSPTPPPPASKPPGLSRKPSMDLSQVSMLTPASVSSASSSQRSGTPKPSTPTPNNTLASTPNPPGAQNSTPITLSATPPPQDSGFTPQPTLLTPFAQQQVSLGQASPVMTIPLSTMVTSVTTGTTSTQVMANPAGLNFINVVGSVCGAQTLMSGSNPMLGCNSSAITPTGINLSGILPSGSLVPSSLPASVPSATPGVPFGLKNTSGLRPLNLLQLPGGSLIFNPLQQQQQQQQQLSPFSAQQQSQQLATSSPQQLEQGSEQGPVGQDQALSAQQAAVINLAGVGSFMPPQATVVSLSRNFRDH, encoded by the exons ATG CAACAAGCTTTAGAACTGGCTTTGGATCGAGCAGAG TATATCATTGAAAGTGCCCGTCAGAGACCTCCTAAACGGAAATATTTATCTAGTGGAAG GAAATCTGTGTTTCAGAAACTATATGACTTGTACATAGAAGAATGTGAAAAAGAGCCTGAGATAAAG CAGAAGCTGAGACGTAATGTGAACTTGTTGGAGAAGCTCGTTATGCAGGAGACTCTTTCCTGTTTAGTAGTCAATCTCTACCCAGGAAACGAAGGCTATTCTCTGATGCTCAGGGGAAAGAATGGTTCAG ATTCTGAGACCATTCGACTGCCTTATGAAGAAGGCGAACTGCTCGAATACTTAGATGCAGAAGAATTACCTCCAATTTTGGTTGACCTCCTGGAAAAATCTCAG GTTAATATTTTTCACTGTGGGTGTGTCATAGCCGAAATACGTGACTACAGGCAGTCCGGTAATATGAAATCTCCAGGTCACCAAAGTAGGCATGTTCTTTTGCGCCCAACAATGCAG actttAATTTGTGATGTGCATTCAATAACAAGTGACAACCATAAATGGACCCAG GAAGACAAACTCCTTCTTGAAAGCCAACTGATCTTGGCCACAGCGGAACCACTGTGTCTGGACCCTTCCATAGCGGTAACCTGCACAGCCAACAGACTTCTCTATAACAAGCAGAAGATGAATACCCGCCCAATGAAACG GTGCTTCAAGAGATATTCCAGGTCTTCTCTGAATCGGCAGCAGGATGTGTCTCAATACCCAACACCACCCCAACTCAGATTACTTGATTACttacagaagagaaaagagagaaaaacagcTCAACAGTATGACCTCAAAATTTCTAAAGCCGGCagt TGTGTTGATATGTGGAAACAGAACCCCTGCTATTTAACTGCACCATCAGAAGTGGAT gtggAAAAATATGCCAAAGTGGAAAAGTCTATCAAACCTGATGACTCACAGCCAACTGTCTGGCCAGCACAT GAAATAAAAGATGATTATGTGTTTGAATGTGAAGTTGGCAGTCAGTTTCAGAAAACAAAGCTGACCATTTTTCAGTCACTGGGAAATCCACTTTACTATGGCAAAATACAGACATTTAAAGGTGGTGAAGAAAATGACAACATGGCAAGTCCTTCCCA GTTCCTTATTGGCTCCAAGACTGATGCTGAAAG AGTAATCAATCAGTATCAGGAGTTGGTTCAAAATGAAGCCAAATGTCCAGTGAAAGTGTCCCATCTCTCAAGTGGATCAACTAATCTGAGCCAGCTTTCTCCAGGGAAAGATCTGGAA CAGCCTGAGAGCCTGTCAGGGTCGGTTCAGTCGTCAGTATTGGGAAAGGGTGTAAAGCATCGACCTCCACCCATCAAACTTCCTTCAAGTTCAGGAAGTAGTTCTTCCG GTAATATTTTTAGTCCCCAGCAATCAAGCAGCCATTTAAAATCGCCAACGCCGCCGCCTCCCGCTTCTAAGCCGCCCGGGCTTTCTCGGAAACCTTCGATGGACCTCAGTCAAGTTAGCATGCTCACTCCAGCTTCCGTGTCGTCCGCCAGCTCTTCACAAA GATCTGGAACTCCTAAACCATCTACTCCTACACCAAACAACACCCTTGCATCGACCCCCAACCCTCCTGGTGCTCAGAACTCAACTCCCATTACCCTttctgccacccctcctccccaagacTCAGGCTTCACCCCTCAGCCCACTTTGCTAACCCCGTTTGCTCAGCAGCAAGTGTCTCTGGGCCAGGCCTCGCCTGTAATGACCATTCCTCTTTCCACCATGGTAACATCCGTTACTACAGGAACCACCTCCACCCAGGTCATGGCAAACCCTGCTGGACTTAACTTCATCAATGTAGTGGGCTCTGTATG TGGAGCACAGACATTGATGAGCGGCTCAAACCCCATGCTGGGGTGTAATTCTAGTGCCATAACCCCTACAGGTATAAATCTGAGTGGCATTTTACCCTCGGGAAGCCTGGTTCCAAGTTCACTGCCTGCCTCAGTGCCATCCGCCACGCCAG GTGTCCCTTTTGGTTTAAAAAATACTTCAGGTCTCAGGCCCTTAAATCTGCTGCAG CTTCCGGGAGGTTCACTCATTTTCAACCCTCTtcagcaacaacagcagcagcagcagcaactctCTCCGTTTTCTGCACAGCAACAATCCCAGCAGCTGGCAACTTCCAGTCCTCAGCAGCTAGAGCAG GGTTCTGAACAAGGTCCAGTCGGCCAAGACCAGGCCTTATCTGCTCAGCAAGCTGCCGTTATTAACCTGGCGGGAGTCGGAAGCTTTATGCCGCCCCAAGCAACGG TTGTCAGTTTATCTAGAAACTTTCGAGACCACTAA
- the SUPT20H gene encoding transcription factor SPT20 homolog isoform X7, with the protein MQQALELALDRAEYIIESARQRPPKRKYLSSGRKSVFQKLYDLYIEECEKEPEIKKLRRNVNLLEKLVMQETLSCLVVNLYPGNEGYSLMLRGKNGSDSETIRLPYEEGELLEYLDAEELPPILVDLLEKSQVNIFHCGCVIAEIRDYRQSGNMKSPGHQSRHVLLRPTMQTLICDVHSITSDNHKWTQEDKLLLESQLILATAEPLCLDPSIAVTCTANRLLYNKQKMNTRPMKRCFKRYSRSSLNRQQDVSQYPTPPQLRLLDYLQKRKERKTAQQYDLKISKAGSCVDMWKQNPCYLTAPSEVDVEKYAKVEKSIKPDDSQPTVWPAHEIKDDYVFECEVGSQFQKTKLTIFQSLGNPLYYGKIQTFKGGEENDNMASPSQFLIGSKTDAERVINQYQELVQNEAKCPVKVSHLSSGSTNLSQLSPGKDLEPESLSGSVQSSVLGKGVKHRPPPIKLPSSSGSSSSGNIFSPQQSSSHLKSPTPPPPASKPPGLSRKPSMDLSQVSMLTPASVSSASSSQRTTSTQVMANPAGLNFINVVGSVCGAQTLMSGSNPMLGCNSSAITPTGINLSGILPSGSLVPSSLPASVPSATPGVPFGLKNTSGLRPLNLLQLPGGSLIFNPLQQQQQQQQQLSPFSAQQQSQQLATSSPQQLEQGSEQGPVGQDQALSAQQAAVINLAGVGSFMPPQATAVAILAASDGYENSGGGSPAPAVATYRQPLKK; encoded by the exons ATG CAACAAGCTTTAGAACTGGCTTTGGATCGAGCAGAG TATATCATTGAAAGTGCCCGTCAGAGACCTCCTAAACGGAAATATTTATCTAGTGGAAG GAAATCTGTGTTTCAGAAACTATATGACTTGTACATAGAAGAATGTGAAAAAGAGCCTGAGATAAAG AAGCTGAGACGTAATGTGAACTTGTTGGAGAAGCTCGTTATGCAGGAGACTCTTTCCTGTTTAGTAGTCAATCTCTACCCAGGAAACGAAGGCTATTCTCTGATGCTCAGGGGAAAGAATGGTTCAG ATTCTGAGACCATTCGACTGCCTTATGAAGAAGGCGAACTGCTCGAATACTTAGATGCAGAAGAATTACCTCCAATTTTGGTTGACCTCCTGGAAAAATCTCAG GTTAATATTTTTCACTGTGGGTGTGTCATAGCCGAAATACGTGACTACAGGCAGTCCGGTAATATGAAATCTCCAGGTCACCAAAGTAGGCATGTTCTTTTGCGCCCAACAATGCAG actttAATTTGTGATGTGCATTCAATAACAAGTGACAACCATAAATGGACCCAG GAAGACAAACTCCTTCTTGAAAGCCAACTGATCTTGGCCACAGCGGAACCACTGTGTCTGGACCCTTCCATAGCGGTAACCTGCACAGCCAACAGACTTCTCTATAACAAGCAGAAGATGAATACCCGCCCAATGAAACG GTGCTTCAAGAGATATTCCAGGTCTTCTCTGAATCGGCAGCAGGATGTGTCTCAATACCCAACACCACCCCAACTCAGATTACTTGATTACttacagaagagaaaagagagaaaaacagcTCAACAGTATGACCTCAAAATTTCTAAAGCCGGCagt TGTGTTGATATGTGGAAACAGAACCCCTGCTATTTAACTGCACCATCAGAAGTGGAT gtggAAAAATATGCCAAAGTGGAAAAGTCTATCAAACCTGATGACTCACAGCCAACTGTCTGGCCAGCACAT GAAATAAAAGATGATTATGTGTTTGAATGTGAAGTTGGCAGTCAGTTTCAGAAAACAAAGCTGACCATTTTTCAGTCACTGGGAAATCCACTTTACTATGGCAAAATACAGACATTTAAAGGTGGTGAAGAAAATGACAACATGGCAAGTCCTTCCCA GTTCCTTATTGGCTCCAAGACTGATGCTGAAAG AGTAATCAATCAGTATCAGGAGTTGGTTCAAAATGAAGCCAAATGTCCAGTGAAAGTGTCCCATCTCTCAAGTGGATCAACTAATCTGAGCCAGCTTTCTCCAGGGAAAGATCTGGAA CCTGAGAGCCTGTCAGGGTCGGTTCAGTCGTCAGTATTGGGAAAGGGTGTAAAGCATCGACCTCCACCCATCAAACTTCCTTCAAGTTCAGGAAGTAGTTCTTCCG GTAATATTTTTAGTCCCCAGCAATCAAGCAGCCATTTAAAATCGCCAACGCCGCCGCCTCCCGCTTCTAAGCCGCCCGGGCTTTCTCGGAAACCTTCGATGGACCTCAGTCAAGTTAGCATGCTCACTCCAGCTTCCGTGTCGTCCGCCAGCTCTTCACAAA GAACCACCTCCACCCAGGTCATGGCAAACCCTGCTGGACTTAACTTCATCAATGTAGTGGGCTCTGTATG TGGAGCACAGACATTGATGAGCGGCTCAAACCCCATGCTGGGGTGTAATTCTAGTGCCATAACCCCTACAGGTATAAATCTGAGTGGCATTTTACCCTCGGGAAGCCTGGTTCCAAGTTCACTGCCTGCCTCAGTGCCATCCGCCACGCCAG GTGTCCCTTTTGGTTTAAAAAATACTTCAGGTCTCAGGCCCTTAAATCTGCTGCAG CTTCCGGGAGGTTCACTCATTTTCAACCCTCTtcagcaacaacagcagcagcagcagcaactctCTCCGTTTTCTGCACAGCAACAATCCCAGCAGCTGGCAACTTCCAGTCCTCAGCAGCTAGAGCAG GGTTCTGAACAAGGTCCAGTCGGCCAAGACCAGGCCTTATCTGCTCAGCAAGCTGCCGTTATTAACCTGGCGGGAGTCGGAAGCTTTATGCCGCCCCAAGCAACGG